Genomic window (Capsicum annuum cultivar UCD-10X-F1 chromosome 10, UCD10Xv1.1, whole genome shotgun sequence):
CACTAGAGTGTATTGTATGCAATCTTATCTTACATTTTATGCAAGAGGCTATTTTCATAGTTTGAAACCTTTGACCTTCAGATTACATGACGACAACTTTACGATTACTCCAAGGCCTCTGAACTCAGATTACATGACGACAACTTTACGATTACACCAAGCTCTGAACTCTCATAATCCTTGGTCTTTCCCATACACAGACATATCTTAAATAGGCCAAAACAGACTGCTCACAGACACATATACTGCAGAGAAAAAAGAATACTAGAAAACAAGCTCTCCactgtgtgtgtatgtgtgagagaaaaagaaaacaatgGGGTTTACAGCAATGggatttttcttcatatttttcccAGAAGAAGAATCCAACACTATCACCACCaaaaaaacaagcaaaaaaacCAACATTTCTTCATTAAAATCCATTAACAATATCCTTAATCCCTCAAATTCCACACATCTTTTCCCTAAAGCACAATTCATAATCTCAATTTGTGTTCTTCTCATCTTTACTACTTTCCTCTTCTTCACAATCTCCACTTTTGAACCATCTTCAACAACAGCACTTGTCGGAAATTCTCATAGCTCGAGTCATGTTAAAGACACTGTAGGTGCATCCCTGAGGATTCGACAGCATGCATTACAAGGAATGGGAACTTTGTACAGAAAAGGAACAAGGTCAATGAGTGATTTAGTTGTAGCTCATGTAGTTGAATCTGTAACTGTACAAGAACTGAAGTTGTTCACGAGACTCTTTTACAGGTCTAAAATGGCCTCAAAATGCGACATTGTGTTTGTGTTCCAGTCTGAGTCGAGTCTTTTTGATAATGTCATTGTGGAAGAGAATGCATCGTTCTTGAAAATCATACATGGGTATAGCGAGCGCTTCTTGAATATTTCCAGCAAGGAAACGAACAGCAAGAGTACAAATAACAACACACCTCAGTCAACTAATTTCGATGTGTCCCCATTCTTGATTACCAACAAGAATGCCAATGCAAGTGAAGAACCTGAACCCATCTGGGGTAGGAAAAAACCGGTCAATTTCAGCGTAAACGATAGTACTGAGTCATCAACTCCATTGAGTTATGGCTCAGTAGTCGGATTCTACGCTGATGAACTTGCCCCGGAAGGTACATTACCCGGGTTTATGGATCATGTTCCAATGAGTTTACGAAGATGGGCTTGTTATCCACTGTTATTAGGTCGAATACGAAGAAACTTCAAGCACACTGTTCTAGTAGACGTGAAGGAAATGCTACTGCTCGATGATCCATTGAGTCGAGTAGC
Coding sequences:
- the LOC107845173 gene encoding uncharacterized protein LOC107845173 — its product is MGFTAMGFFFIFFPEEESNTITTKKTSKKTNISSLKSINNILNPSNSTHLFPKAQFIISICVLLIFTTFLFFTISTFEPSSTTALVGNSHSSSHVKDTVGASLRIRQHALQGMGTLYRKGTRSMSDLVVAHVVESVTVQELKLFTRLFYRSKMASKCDIVFVFQSESSLFDNVIVEENASFLKIIHGYSERFLNISSKETNSKSTNNNTPQSTNFDVSPFLITNKNANASEEPEPIWGRKKPVNFSVNDSTESSTPLSYGSVVGFYADELAPEGTLPGFMDHVPMSLRRWACYPLLLGRIRRNFKHTVLVDVKEMLLLDDPLSRVAKNLTHDSVVVNLTKTRSTQKRKASPSIIMGGSRGIRRLSNAMLIEIIRGSSTQPNKKKKKKMNLVTELTLFNQLVRNEFILKNVDVIFTELASQEAKDSSKSGSLI